The Emys orbicularis isolate rEmyOrb1 chromosome 14, rEmyOrb1.hap1, whole genome shotgun sequence genome includes a region encoding these proteins:
- the C14H16orf46 gene encoding uncharacterized protein C16orf46 homolog has translation MMNSSKKNELDLEKSITNKKTEEAKWQCIYPNERRERNHVYTLLNISENVFEQDERSLEYVIRTGWEEAVQGWGKAAPFACLQLQKQAKKSRANETINSCLFCLDMRQNNDKSVSQETKTTRDQSKSDCKLSTCAIDDTVSEKKEVPVHSSESSNCSTTDGTKRESCNGKLRSIQTFQGEKKSLPVKEYSIWQPEKMKNPEALKNKAVKTPEPTMPAPDSSESSNLKSLLILPPVKDATTKDSTDPSFKKSIAAISQANQKMLNATSAETASGSKGTQTIEQKGGKETDCIIHDTVKEKQIHEPLSFVPRLPKAFLQRGPEQFHWPCALWPDRKITTTSNSVSLRKNSHLANMQFLHTKGIQYTKHDEIRGPFTNSIKNRSLSEAKQGNESKTQAVQLLPGLFPSLTVSHVAITAMSSRLT, from the exons ATGATGAACTCCTCCAAGAAGAATGAACTAGATTTAGAAAAAAGCATTACCAATAAGAAAACAGAAGAAGCCAAGTGGCAATGTATCTACCCAaatgagaggagagagaggaatcATGTTTATACTCTTCTTAACATCAGCGAGAACGTATTTGAACAAGATGAAAGGTCTTTGGAATATGTCATCAGGACAGGATGGGAGGAAGCT GTGCAAGGCTGGGGTAAAGCTGCTCCATTTGCCTGCCTTCAGTTGCAAAAGCAAGCCAAGAAATCAAGGGCAAATGAAACCATCAACAGTTGCCTGTTTTGCTTAGATATGAGGCAAAATAATGACAAAAGTGTGAGCCAAGAAACCAAGACTACAAGAGATCAATCAAAATCTGATTGCAAATTAAGCACATGTGCTATAGATGATACCGTTTCAGAAAAGAAAGAGGTTCCAGTCCATTCTAGTGAGTCTTCCAATTGTTCTACCACCGATGGAACTAAGAGAGAAAGTTGTAATGGCAAGTTACGCTCTATTCAGACATTTCAAGGTGAAAAGAAAAGTTTGCCAGTAAAGGAATACAGTATATGGCAAccagaaaaaatgaaaaacccAGAAGCCCTAAAAAATAAAGCTGTAAAGACCCCTGAGCCTACCATGCCTGCTCCAGATAGCTCTGAATCTTCAAACTTAAAGTCTTTGCTGATATTGCCACCAGTGAAAGATGCAACTACAAAAGATAGCACAGATCCTTCTTTTAAGAAGAGCATAGCAGCTATCTCCCAGGCAAATCAGAAAATGCTCAATGCTACTTCAGCTGAGACTGCTTCCGGTAGTAAGGGTACTCAAACAATCGAacaaaaggggggaaaagaaacTGACTGTATCATTCATGATACAGTGAAGGAGAAACAAATTCACGAACCATTATCCTTTGTCCCAAGGCTTCCAAAAGCATTTCTGCAAAGAGGCCCTGAACAGTTTCACTGGCCCTGTGCTCTTTGGCCAGATAGAAAAATTACAACCACTTCTAATTCTGTTTCTTTGAGAAAGAACAGTCATCTTGCTAACATGCAGTTTCTGCATACAAAAGGAATACAGTACACAAAACATGATGAGATCAGAGGTCCTTTCACCAACAGTATTAAAAACAGAAGTCTCTCAGAGGCCAAGCAAGGAAACGAATCAAAAACACAGGCGGTGCAACTGCTTCCTGGACTATTCCCTTCCTTAACGGTCAGCCATGTTGCAATAACCGCAATGTCTTCTAGACTGACCTAA